The genomic stretch TAGATTATATAGCTCAAAGTTTTATGCAAATTTTAATTTATGATGACAGTCTAGAAGACTTATATGAGAGGCAAATAAATGTATAAAGATGTTATAAAATTAGTAAGTGGAGACATAACAAAAATTCCAGAGGTTGAAGCAGTAGTAAATGCAGCAAATAATTATCTTGAAATGGGTGGTGGAGTTTGTGGAGCAATTTTTAGAGCAGCTGGAAATGAACTTATTAAAGAATGTAAAGAAATAGGAGGCTGTAATACAGGAGAAGCAGTAATAACTAAGGGATATAATCTTCCAAATAAATATATTATCCACACAGTTGGACCAAGATATACAACAGGTGAAAATGGAGAAGCAGAAAAATTAAAATCAGCCTATTATGAAAGTTTGAAATTAGCAAAAATAAAAGGAATTAGGAAGATAGCTTTTCCTTCAATTTCAACAGGTATATATCGCTTTCCAGTAGATGAAGGAGCAAAAATTGCACTTAGTACTGCTATAAAATTTTTAGATGAAAATCCTAATACTTTTGATTTAATATTATGGGTATTAGATCAAAAAACTTATGTTATATATGAAGAAAAGTATAAAAAACTTATAGAAATATAAAAATAAAATTAAGGAGAATTTTTTAAGAATAAAAACTTAAAAAGTTCTCTTTTGTTTTTTAACATTAAATCTTAATTAAGAACATTAGATTAAAAGAGTATTTAAGAAAATAGCTTTGAAAATAAAGGTGTTATTTAAAAAAATTATACTTGAAAAAATAAATTACATGTGTTATATTAAAAAACTGTTGTTATATACAAAATGTATTTATAAATGTATTATTATAGAAATAACAAATAAAATAAAAGGAGAATTTTAAAGAATGAGGGAACAAATACTAAAAAATAAGTTAATATTAATAGCTTTGTCAGCTGTTTTACTTGTGAGTTGTGGAGGCAGTGGAGGTGGAGGAAGTAGCTCAAATGCACCAATAAATCCAGGAAATAATGTATCGCCTACACCTAAAAAACCAGGAGTAGAAGATAAAATAAATCCGACTAATCCTGAAAATGCAGTTAATCCAAGTGTACCAACACCAAGTAAACCGAGTAAACCAACTAATTCTACTAATAATGTAAAAAGAGAATCGCGTGAAGAACTTAGAGCAAGAATGGATGAAACAAAAGTGAGGGAATTTATTTTTAATGAACAAAATAATTCTATTGAAAATATTCCTATGGATAGTAGAGTATTGAATGGGGATAAAGTTAAAGTTGGAGTTTTAGATGGAGATTTTATTAATAAAAAAAATTATTTAGAGAATAAGTATAGAAATATTGAAATTTTAGAAAGAGATCATAATCCTAAACATAGTAATCATGCAGAATTGGTTTTAAAAGCATTAAGAGAAAAAAATAAATTAGGAATAATTGCTGGAAGTATAGGAGAGAATGATGACTTTTCTGGAAGAGAAGGTACAGCAGTTATACCAAAGTTAGAAACATATGAAAAGGTATTAGAAAAATTTAATCCTAATCAGAAAGTAAAAATTTTTTCTCAATCTTGGGGAGTTCCTGAAACTATTGGAAGTTACAAAAGAAAAAGTGAAGAGGAAAGAATGAGAGCCATTGCACCAGGACAAACAAGCGATGAAGGAAGAAAAATATTAGATTTTTATAAAAAAGAAGTAAATAAAGATATTCTTTTTATCTGGGCAAATGGAAATACTTTAATAAATAATCAAAATCAAGTAGTACTTTTTAATGATGCTTACTATCAAGGAGGCTTACCTTACCTTTATTCAGAATTAGAAAAGGGTTGGATTACTGTTGTAGGAGTCAAGAAAAAAGATGGAAATATGTTAAATAAACATTACACAGATACAGCACATTTAGCATATCCAGGAAATGCAAAGTGGTGGGCAATTTCAGCTGATGCAGAAGTTACAGATAGCTCAGGGAAGATTCATAGAGGTTCATCTTTTGCAGCACCAAGAGTTGCAAAAGCAGCAGCTTTGGTTGCTGAAAAGTATGACTGGATGACAGCTGACCAAGTTAGGCAAACTTTATTTACTACAACAGATAGAACAAATATAGATGAAAATGAAAAATATATTAGAAATGTAGTCACTGAACCTGATGAAAAATATGGTTGGGGAATGTTAAATCAAGAAAGAGCATTAAAAGGACCAGGAGCTTTTATTAATATTCGTAGACAATATCAATATTCTCCAAGTTCTAATAATGTATTTAAAGCTGATATACCTGAAAATAAAGTTTCATATTTTGAAAATGACATTTTTGGAGATGGAGGACTTGAAAAACTTGGAAAAGGGACTTTACATTTAACAGGGAATAACTCATATGAAAGAGGAAGTATAGTCAAAGAAGGAACACTAGAAATTCACAAAATTCATGCAAATCAAATAAATGTTGAAAATAAAGGAACATTGGTATTACATAGTAAGACAATTATTGGTTACAAAGTAAATTCAAATAGTGTAATAGATGAGAAAGAAATAACAGCTAATAATATAATTGCCAAAAATTTAGATAATAAAGGTACAGTTAAAGTTACAGGGACAACAGCAATTATTGGTGGAGACTATATTGCACATTCAGGCTCTAAAACAGAAATGGATTTTTCTTCAAAAGTAAGAGTTTTAGGAAAGATTGATATACAAGGAGGAGCTATAACTTTATCATCAAATAGGTATATATCTTTGAGAGAAACAGCTACTATAATGGAAGCTTCAACTATTCAAGGAAATATTACTAATGTTGAAACACAAGGAATGAGAAAAGCTAATGTAGAAGTAAAAGATGGAAAAGTAGTAGCAACAATGTCAAGACAAAACCCAGTTGAATATATAGGAAAAAATGCAGAAGCTTCATCTAAAAATGTAGCAGAAAATGTAGAAAAAGTATTTAAAGACTTAGATCAAAAAGTATTATTTGGTACAGCAACAAAAGAAGAATTAGCTATGGGAGCAACAGTACAAAGTATGTCAACAATGGGCTTTACATCAGCAACAGAAATGATGTCAGGAGAAATATATGCATCAGCACAAGCATTGACTTTCTCACAAGCGCAAAATATAAATAGAGATTTATCAAATAGATTAGCAGGATTGGATAATTTCAAAAATAGTAATAAAGATTCAGAAGTATGGTTCTCAGCAATAGGAAGTGGAGGAAAACTAAGAAGAGAAGGATATGCATCAGCAGATACAAGAGTAACAGGTGGACAATTTGGTATAGATACTAAGTTTGAAGGAACAACAACTCTAGGAGTAGCGATGAATTACTCTTATGCGAAAGCAAACTTTAATAGATATGCAGGAGAATCAAAGAGTGATATGGTAGGAGTATCATTCTATGGAAAACAAGATTTACCATATGGACTATACACAGCTGGAAGAATAGGATTATCAAATATTTCATCAAAAGTTGAAAGAGAACTATTGACTTCAACAGGAGAAATAGTAACAGGAAAGATAAAACATCATGATAAAATGTTATCAGCTTATGTAGAAGTAGGTAAAAAGATAGGATGGTTAACACCATTTGTAGGATATTCACAAGATTATTTAAGAAGAGGAAATTTCAATGAGTCAGAAGCATCTTGGGGAGTAAAAGCAGATAGTAAGAATTATAGAACATCAAACTTCTTAGTAGGAGTAAGAGCAGAATATGTAGGAGATAAATATAAACTACAAACTTATGTAACACAAGCGATAAATACAGATAAGAGAGATTTATCATATGAAGGAAGCTTTACAGGAAATGCAACAAAACAAAAATTCTATGGAGTAAAACAAGCAAAGAATACAACATGGATAGGAATTGGTGCATTTAGAGAGTTAAGTCCAGTATTTGGAGTATATGGAAATGTAGATTTCAGAGTAGAAGATAGAAAATGGGCAGACTCAGTAATCTCAACAGGATTACAATATAGATTCTAAATATATAAGGCTTAGAGAACTATTGTAAATTTAACAATTTACAGTAGTTTTTTCTTTATATGGAAGAAATTATTAGAGTATTTTTTAGCTGTTATCCTTAAAAAATAAATATAGACTTTTCTTTAAAAAAGTATAAAATAATATGTAAAAGAAAGGAGCTGAAATACTATGTTAAATAAAGAAGTATATGTAAATAGAAGAAAAAAATTAAAAGAAAATTTTAAAGACGGTTTAATTTTAATAATGGGAAATAATTTTTCACCTCTTGATTGTGAAGATAACACATATCCATTTATCCAAGATGCTACTTTTAAATATTATTTTGGTATTGACCACAATGGATTAATTGGAATTATTGATATAGATAAGAATGAAGAAATAATTTTTGGAAATGACTATACAATCTCAGATATTATCTGGATGGGAAAACAAAAGTTTTTAAAAGAATTGGCTCTTGAAGTTGGAATAGAAAAATTTATTGAAAAAGAAGAATTAAAAAAATATTTAGAAAATAGAAAAAATATAAGGTTTAGTAATCAATACAAAGCAGATAATATTATGTATTTGAGTTCAATCTTGAATATAAATCCTTTTAAATTTGATGACTATACTTCTTTTGATTTAGTGAAAGCAATCATTAAACAAAGAAATATTAAGAATAAGATTGAAATTGAAGAAATAGAGAAAGCAGTTAATATAACAAAGGAAATGCATCTTTCTGCCATGAGAAATGTAAAAGCTGGAATGAGAGAGTATGAACTTGTTGCAGAAGTAGAAAAACAGCCAAGAAAATATAATGCCTATTATTCATTTCAAACTATACTTAGTAAGAATGGACAAATTTTACATAACCATAATCATTTAAATATATTAAAGGATGGAGATTTAGTTATACTTGATTGTGGAACATTAAGTGATGAAGGTTATTGTGGTGATATGACAACAACTTTTCCTGTAAGTGGTAAATTTACTGAAAGACATAAGACTATACATAATATAGTAAGAGATATGTTTGATAGAGCAAAAGATTTAGCAAGAGCAGGAATTACATATAAGGAAGTACATTTGGAGGCTTGTAAGGTTTTAGCAGGAAATATGAAAAAGCTTGGGCTTATGAAGGGAGAAGCTGAAGATATAGTCAACTCAGGAGCACATGCCTTATTTATGCCACATGGTTTAGGACATATGATGGGAATGACAGTTCATGATATGGAAAATTTTGGAGAAATAAATGTTGGTTATGAAGAGGGAGAAAAAAAATCAACTCAATTTGGTTTGTCTTCTTTAAGACTTGCTAAAAAATTAGAAGTTGGAAATGTCTTTACTATTGAACCAGGAATATACTTTATACCAGAACTTTTTGAAAAATGGAAGAATGAAAAATTACATGAAGAATTTTTAAATTATGATGAGATAGAAAAGTATATGGATTTTGGTGGAATTAGAATGGAAAGAGATATTTTAATTCAAGAAAATGGAACAAGTAGAATTTTAGGAGATAAATTTCCAAGAACTGCTGATGAAATAGAAGAATATATGGAGAAATAAAAATAAAAAAGAACTATTATAAATTGATGGAGTTTTTCATAAAATTTATGGTAGTTTTTTTATTGAAAATAAATGTAAAAATAAAAAAGTAAAAAAAATTTAAAAAAAATTTAAAAATTTTGTTGACAAAGTTTGTGAAAGATGTTAATATGTTCCTTGCCGATAAGGAAAGGACATTAGCAACAGAATAGAGAAAAGACAAAAAGCAACCATAAATTTGGTGTAAAACAAAATAGCAAGAATGAGCTATTAAAAAAGATTGAACGAAGAGTTTGATCCTGGCTCAGGATGAACGCTGACAGAATGCTTAACACATGCAAGTCAACT from Fusobacterium hwasookii encodes the following:
- a CDS encoding aminopeptidase P family protein, producing MLNKEVYVNRRKKLKENFKDGLILIMGNNFSPLDCEDNTYPFIQDATFKYYFGIDHNGLIGIIDIDKNEEIIFGNDYTISDIIWMGKQKFLKELALEVGIEKFIEKEELKKYLENRKNIRFSNQYKADNIMYLSSILNINPFKFDDYTSFDLVKAIIKQRNIKNKIEIEEIEKAVNITKEMHLSAMRNVKAGMREYELVAEVEKQPRKYNAYYSFQTILSKNGQILHNHNHLNILKDGDLVILDCGTLSDEGYCGDMTTTFPVSGKFTERHKTIHNIVRDMFDRAKDLARAGITYKEVHLEACKVLAGNMKKLGLMKGEAEDIVNSGAHALFMPHGLGHMMGMTVHDMENFGEINVGYEEGEKKSTQFGLSSLRLAKKLEVGNVFTIEPGIYFIPELFEKWKNEKLHEEFLNYDEIEKYMDFGGIRMERDILIQENGTSRILGDKFPRTADEIEEYMEK
- a CDS encoding autotransporter serine protease fusolisin translates to MREQILKNKLILIALSAVLLVSCGGSGGGGSSSNAPINPGNNVSPTPKKPGVEDKINPTNPENAVNPSVPTPSKPSKPTNSTNNVKRESREELRARMDETKVREFIFNEQNNSIENIPMDSRVLNGDKVKVGVLDGDFINKKNYLENKYRNIEILERDHNPKHSNHAELVLKALREKNKLGIIAGSIGENDDFSGREGTAVIPKLETYEKVLEKFNPNQKVKIFSQSWGVPETIGSYKRKSEEERMRAIAPGQTSDEGRKILDFYKKEVNKDILFIWANGNTLINNQNQVVLFNDAYYQGGLPYLYSELEKGWITVVGVKKKDGNMLNKHYTDTAHLAYPGNAKWWAISADAEVTDSSGKIHRGSSFAAPRVAKAAALVAEKYDWMTADQVRQTLFTTTDRTNIDENEKYIRNVVTEPDEKYGWGMLNQERALKGPGAFINIRRQYQYSPSSNNVFKADIPENKVSYFENDIFGDGGLEKLGKGTLHLTGNNSYERGSIVKEGTLEIHKIHANQINVENKGTLVLHSKTIIGYKVNSNSVIDEKEITANNIIAKNLDNKGTVKVTGTTAIIGGDYIAHSGSKTEMDFSSKVRVLGKIDIQGGAITLSSNRYISLRETATIMEASTIQGNITNVETQGMRKANVEVKDGKVVATMSRQNPVEYIGKNAEASSKNVAENVEKVFKDLDQKVLFGTATKEELAMGATVQSMSTMGFTSATEMMSGEIYASAQALTFSQAQNINRDLSNRLAGLDNFKNSNKDSEVWFSAIGSGGKLRREGYASADTRVTGGQFGIDTKFEGTTTLGVAMNYSYAKANFNRYAGESKSDMVGVSFYGKQDLPYGLYTAGRIGLSNISSKVERELLTSTGEIVTGKIKHHDKMLSAYVEVGKKIGWLTPFVGYSQDYLRRGNFNESEASWGVKADSKNYRTSNFLVGVRAEYVGDKYKLQTYVTQAINTDKRDLSYEGSFTGNATKQKFYGVKQAKNTTWIGIGAFRELSPVFGVYGNVDFRVEDRKWADSVISTGLQYRF
- a CDS encoding macro domain-containing protein; the encoded protein is MYKDVIKLVSGDITKIPEVEAVVNAANNYLEMGGGVCGAIFRAAGNELIKECKEIGGCNTGEAVITKGYNLPNKYIIHTVGPRYTTGENGEAEKLKSAYYESLKLAKIKGIRKIAFPSISTGIYRFPVDEGAKIALSTAIKFLDENPNTFDLILWVLDQKTYVIYEEKYKKLIEI